One Papio anubis isolate 15944 chromosome 9, Panubis1.0, whole genome shotgun sequence genomic window carries:
- the AQP2 gene encoding aquaporin-2 isoform X2 — protein MWELRSIAFSRAVFAEFLATLLFVFFGLGSALNWPQALPSVLQIAMAFGLGIGTLVQALGHISGAHINPAVTVACLVGCHVSFLRATFYVAAQLLGAVAGAALLHEITPADIRGDLAVNALSNSTTAGQAVTVELFLTLQLVLCIFASTDERRGENPGTPALSIGFSVALGHLLGVGHGHRFQPPWRNRHTDHSRDRHRDPKRDTYTELSRGTDTPEIHYTGCSMNPARSLAPAVVTGKFDDHWVFWIGPLVGAILGSLLYNYVLFPPAKSLSERLAVLKGLEPDTDWEEREVRRRQSVELHSPQSLPRGTKA, from the exons ATGTGGGAGCTCCGCTCCATAGCCTTCTCCAGGGCCGTGTTCGCAGAGTTCCTGGCCACACTCCTCTTCGTCTTCTTTGGCCTCGGCTCGGCCCTCAACTGGCCACAGGCCCTGCCCTCTGTGCTACAGATCGCCATGGCATTCGGCTTGGGTATTGGCACCCTGGTACAGGCTCTGGGCCACATAAGCGGGGCCCACATCAACCCAGCCGTGACTGTGGCCTGCCTGGTGGGCTGCCATGTCTCCTTTCTCCGAGCCACCTTCTACGTGGCTGCCCAGCTGCTGGGGGCTGTGGCCGGAGCCGCTCTGCTCCATGAGATCACGCCAGCAGACATCCGCGGGGACCTGGCTGTCAATGCT CTCAGCAACAGCACGACAGCTGGCCAGGCGGTGACTGTGGAGCTCTTCCTGACGCTGCAGCTGGTGCTCTGCATCTTTGCCTCCACCGATGAGCGCCGTGGAGAGAACCCGGGCACCCCTGCTCTCTCCATAGGCTTCTCCGTGGCCCTGGGCCACCTCCTGGGGGTAGGTCATGGCCATAGGTTCCAGCCTCCCTGGaggaacagacacacagaccactccagagacagacacagagacccCAAGAGGGACACATACACAGAACTCTCAAGAGGAACAGACACCCCAGAG ATCCACTACACCGGCTGCTCTATGAATCCCGCCCGCTCCCTGGCTCCAGCTGTCGTCACTGGCAAATTTGATGACCACTGG GTCTTCTGGATCGGACCCCTGGTGGGCGCCATCCTGGGCTCCCTCCTCTACAACTACGTGCTGTTCCCGCCAGCCAAGAGCCTGTCGGAGCGCCTGGCAGTGCTGAAGGGCCTGGAGCCGGACACAGACTGGGAGGAGCGCGAGGTGCGGCGGCGGCAGTCGGTGGAGCTGCACTCGCCGCAGAGCCTCCCACGGGGCACCAAGGCCTGA
- the AQP2 gene encoding aquaporin-2 isoform X1 encodes MWELRSIAFSRAVFAEFLATLLFVFFGLGSALNWPQALPSVLQIAMAFGLGIGTLVQALGHISGAHINPAVTVACLVGCHVSFLRATFYVAAQLLGAVAGAALLHEITPADIRGDLAVNAPGQQVPLLCLSLQYFLACSIPGPLDKSPDVSDKSCTISVATRVSAQLSNSTTAGQAVTVELFLTLQLVLCIFASTDERRGENPGTPALSIGFSVALGHLLGIHYTGCSMNPARSLAPAVVTGKFDDHWVFWIGPLVGAILGSLLYNYVLFPPAKSLSERLAVLKGLEPDTDWEEREVRRRQSVELHSPQSLPRGTKA; translated from the exons ATGTGGGAGCTCCGCTCCATAGCCTTCTCCAGGGCCGTGTTCGCAGAGTTCCTGGCCACACTCCTCTTCGTCTTCTTTGGCCTCGGCTCGGCCCTCAACTGGCCACAGGCCCTGCCCTCTGTGCTACAGATCGCCATGGCATTCGGCTTGGGTATTGGCACCCTGGTACAGGCTCTGGGCCACATAAGCGGGGCCCACATCAACCCAGCCGTGACTGTGGCCTGCCTGGTGGGCTGCCATGTCTCCTTTCTCCGAGCCACCTTCTACGTGGCTGCCCAGCTGCTGGGGGCTGTGGCCGGAGCCGCTCTGCTCCATGAGATCACGCCAGCAGACATCCGCGGGGACCTGGCTGTCAATGCT CCAGGACAGCAAGTGCCTcttttgtgcctcagtctccagtaTTTCCTGGCCTGTTCCATCCCTGGGCCACTGGACAAGAGTCCTGATGTCTCTGACAAGTCCTGCACAATCTCTGTGGCCACCCGCGTCTCTGCACAG CTCAGCAACAGCACGACAGCTGGCCAGGCGGTGACTGTGGAGCTCTTCCTGACGCTGCAGCTGGTGCTCTGCATCTTTGCCTCCACCGATGAGCGCCGTGGAGAGAACCCGGGCACCCCTGCTCTCTCCATAGGCTTCTCCGTGGCCCTGGGCCACCTCCTGGGG ATCCACTACACCGGCTGCTCTATGAATCCCGCCCGCTCCCTGGCTCCAGCTGTCGTCACTGGCAAATTTGATGACCACTGG GTCTTCTGGATCGGACCCCTGGTGGGCGCCATCCTGGGCTCCCTCCTCTACAACTACGTGCTGTTCCCGCCAGCCAAGAGCCTGTCGGAGCGCCTGGCAGTGCTGAAGGGCCTGGAGCCGGACACAGACTGGGAGGAGCGCGAGGTGCGGCGGCGGCAGTCGGTGGAGCTGCACTCGCCGCAGAGCCTCCCACGGGGCACCAAGGCCTGA
- the AQP2 gene encoding aquaporin-2 isoform X3, translated as MWELRSIAFSRAVFAEFLATLLFVFFGLGSALNWPQALPSVLQIAMAFGLGIGTLVQALGHISGAHINPAVTVACLVGCHVSFLRATFYVAAQLLGAVAGAALLHEITPADIRGDLAVNALSNSTTAGQAVTVELFLTLQLVLCIFASTDERRGENPGTPALSIGFSVALGHLLGIHYTGCSMNPARSLAPAVVTGKFDDHWVFWIGPLVGAILGSLLYNYVLFPPAKSLSERLAVLKGLEPDTDWEEREVRRRQSVELHSPQSLPRGTKA; from the exons ATGTGGGAGCTCCGCTCCATAGCCTTCTCCAGGGCCGTGTTCGCAGAGTTCCTGGCCACACTCCTCTTCGTCTTCTTTGGCCTCGGCTCGGCCCTCAACTGGCCACAGGCCCTGCCCTCTGTGCTACAGATCGCCATGGCATTCGGCTTGGGTATTGGCACCCTGGTACAGGCTCTGGGCCACATAAGCGGGGCCCACATCAACCCAGCCGTGACTGTGGCCTGCCTGGTGGGCTGCCATGTCTCCTTTCTCCGAGCCACCTTCTACGTGGCTGCCCAGCTGCTGGGGGCTGTGGCCGGAGCCGCTCTGCTCCATGAGATCACGCCAGCAGACATCCGCGGGGACCTGGCTGTCAATGCT CTCAGCAACAGCACGACAGCTGGCCAGGCGGTGACTGTGGAGCTCTTCCTGACGCTGCAGCTGGTGCTCTGCATCTTTGCCTCCACCGATGAGCGCCGTGGAGAGAACCCGGGCACCCCTGCTCTCTCCATAGGCTTCTCCGTGGCCCTGGGCCACCTCCTGGGG ATCCACTACACCGGCTGCTCTATGAATCCCGCCCGCTCCCTGGCTCCAGCTGTCGTCACTGGCAAATTTGATGACCACTGG GTCTTCTGGATCGGACCCCTGGTGGGCGCCATCCTGGGCTCCCTCCTCTACAACTACGTGCTGTTCCCGCCAGCCAAGAGCCTGTCGGAGCGCCTGGCAGTGCTGAAGGGCCTGGAGCCGGACACAGACTGGGAGGAGCGCGAGGTGCGGCGGCGGCAGTCGGTGGAGCTGCACTCGCCGCAGAGCCTCCCACGGGGCACCAAGGCCTGA